The Brasilonema sennae CENA114 genome includes a region encoding these proteins:
- a CDS encoding tetratricopeptide repeat protein, translated as MGEKAQNLELAIASYTAALSVRTRDAFPQDWAATQNNLAAAYSDRILGEKAQNLELAIASYTAALSVRTRDAFPQDWAATQNNLAAAYSDRILGEKAQNIELAIASFSAALEVYTRQAFPQNHADTSFNLGIAYQDAQRLTEAYTTFHSAIETAELLRGEIVSGDQSKRKQAEEWNKLYRRMVKVCLELGNITEAFEYVERSKTRNLVELILERDLNTIFPPEVVTQLEQLRREIASGQNQLQNHKAENPKALAQHLQQLREKRKELQDSYLPIGYGFNFDQFQATLDDQTAVIEWYITSAGIETFIITRDNLQRLKTSNQADEENAWINWVNEYLTAYNQPEKTEWKNSLASRLSRLAEILHLEDILKLVPETCSRLVLIPHHYLHLFPLHALPLANGDFLCDIFPNGVSYAPSCQLLQQVQLRQRPDFQSLFAIQNPTEDLYQDYEWDLGAVAAIKKQFVSSEILKQANAKKSR; from the coding sequence TTGGGGGAGAAAGCACAGAATTTAGAATTGGCGATCGCATCTTACACCGCTGCATTGTCCGTAAGAACCCGCGACGCCTTCCCGCAAGATTGGGCGGCGACACAAAATAATCTGGCGGCTGCTTACTCTGACAGAATATTGGGGGAGAAAGCACAGAATTTAGAATTGGCGATCGCATCCTATACCGCTGCATTGTCCGTAAGAACCCGCGACGCCTTCCCGCAAGATTGGGCGGCGACACAAAATAATCTGGCGGCTGCTTACTCTGACAGAATATTGGGGGAGAAAGCACAGAATATAGAATTGGCGATCGCATCTTTCTCTGCTGCGTTGGAAGTTTACACCCGCCAAGCGTTTCCCCAAAACCATGCTGACACATCATTCAACCTGGGTATTGCTTACCAAGATGCACAACGCTTAACTGAAGCTTACACAACTTTTCATTCTGCTATTGAAACAGCAGAGTTGTTGCGCGGGGAAATTGTTTCTGGTGATCAAAGCAAACGCAAACAAGCAGAAGAATGGAACAAACTTTATAGGCGCATGGTAAAAGTTTGTTTGGAATTGGGCAACATCACTGAAGCTTTTGAATATGTTGAGCGCAGCAAAACCCGTAACTTAGTTGAACTTATCCTTGAGCGTGACCTAAATACCATTTTTCCTCCAGAAGTTGTTACTCAACTAGAACAACTTCGACGTGAAATTGCTAGTGGTCAGAATCAACTCCAAAATCACAAAGCCGAAAACCCAAAAGCCCTAGCGCAACATCTCCAGCAGTTACGAGAGAAACGCAAAGAATTACAAGACAGCTACCTCCCTATTGGTTATGGCTTCAATTTTGACCAATTCCAAGCAACTTTAGATGACCAAACTGCCGTTATCGAGTGGTATATCACCAGTGCAGGCATTGAGACATTCATTATCACGCGTGATAACCTCCAACGCTTGAAGACATCTAACCAAGCTGATGAGGAGAATGCTTGGATAAATTGGGTTAACGAGTATCTCACGGCTTACAATCAGCCAGAAAAAACTGAGTGGAAAAATAGTCTTGCCTCTCGCCTCAGTCGTCTCGCTGAAATTTTGCATTTGGAGGACATTCTCAAGCTAGTACCAGAGACTTGTTCGCGCCTTGTCCTCATTCCCCATCACTACCTGCACCTATTTCCTCTCCATGCACTTCCTTTGGCTAACGGCGATTTCTTATGCGATATTTTTCCTAACGGCGTAAGTTACGCCCCTAGTTGTCAACTGCTGCAACAGGTACAATTGCGACAACGCCCTGACTTTCAATCGCTGTTTGCTATCCAGAATCCTACAGAAGACTTATATCAAGATTATGAATGGGATTTAGGAGCAGTTGCAGCAATCAAAAAACAATTTGTTTCTTCTGAAATCTTGAAGCAAGCCAACGCTAAAAAATCAAGATAA
- a CDS encoding DUF427 domain-containing protein translates to MFRPQRIEPGPGQESVWDYPRPPRLEDTNKHIQIIFNGVTIADTHHAKRVLETSHPPSYYIPPEDIKMEYFLLTPQSSFCEWKGRAGYYTIRVGEKEVQNVAWFYPNPTPAFASIKDYIALYAHVMDACYVNGEKVQPQPGNFYGGWITSDIVGPFKGEPGSWGW, encoded by the coding sequence ATGTTTAGACCCCAACGCATTGAACCAGGTCCCGGACAAGAATCAGTGTGGGACTATCCTCGTCCACCTCGGCTTGAGGATACTAATAAACATATTCAAATCATTTTTAACGGTGTTACTATTGCAGACACTCACCATGCTAAGCGTGTTTTAGAAACCAGCCATCCACCTAGTTACTACATCCCGCCTGAGGATATCAAAATGGAATATTTCTTGCTGACACCACAATCTAGTTTTTGTGAGTGGAAAGGACGCGCTGGTTACTACACAATTCGTGTCGGTGAGAAAGAAGTCCAGAACGTTGCATGGTTCTATCCCAATCCTACACCTGCCTTTGCATCAATTAAAGATTATATTGCTTTGTATGCTCATGTTATGGATGCTTGTTACGTTAATGGAGAAAAAGTACAACCGCAACCAGGGAATTTCTACGGTGGTTGGATCACCAGTGATATTGTTGGACCTTTTAAAGGTGAACCCGGAAGTTGGGGATGGTAA
- a CDS encoding ShlB/FhaC/HecB family hemolysin secretion/activation protein gives MLTKSCKNLGLSKDWYCLSLVPIIVVIRVASSLWLIAPWAAAFGSMAPSGAKPIAQPLQAQVINTTPINDQRAQTPPQAPLQRDNQPPSTQPLPEQAPPSPLPPPDQLLPPPTTTPTTPEQAIPSDVSQSITVKKFEVTGSTVFSPKDFAKITTPYTNRPITLAELFEVRTKITQLYLDKGYITSGALIPPQKLQEGIVEIRVVEGYLENIKVSGIRRLNPGYVRSRIALATGKPLNRERLLEALQLLQLNPLISNLSAELSAGSRPGVNLLEVKVKEAETFNVQIALDNGRSPAVGSFRRQIEVSEANLFGWGDRVIASYTNTDGNNAFDFSYSVPFNARNGTVSFSFGFSDSDIIERPFNVLDIQSDSTYYELTLRQPIIQSPTQELALGVSATRRESKASLLNGEIPFSSAVGAFGADDEGKTRISAVRFFQEWTQRSSQQVLAFRSQFSLGLDAFDANSFLAWRGQAQWVRLLARDTVLLLRGDVQFADRPLVPFEQFSLGGIESVRGYRQDALLTDNGIFASAEVRIPIVRFSGRNNLLQLTPFFDVGTGWNRSGRQGSNLELEDNTLVSGGLGLRLQLENWLTARFDWGIPIISIPGEKNTWQENGLYFSIIVNPF, from the coding sequence ATGCTCACTAAAAGTTGCAAAAATTTAGGGTTATCTAAAGACTGGTATTGTTTGAGTTTGGTTCCAATCATCGTTGTGATACGCGTAGCGTCAAGCCTTTGGCTTATCGCCCCTTGGGCGGCTGCTTTTGGGAGTATGGCACCCAGCGGGGCAAAGCCCATCGCACAACCACTGCAAGCACAAGTTATCAACACAACGCCAATAAACGATCAACGCGCCCAAACTCCACCCCAAGCGCCTCTACAACGCGATAATCAGCCGCCTTCTACCCAGCCACTTCCAGAACAAGCGCCTCCTTCCCCCTTACCACCACCAGATCAATTACTTCCTCCACCCACCACAACACCCACCACTCCCGAACAGGCAATACCTAGTGACGTTTCTCAAAGCATCACTGTTAAAAAATTTGAAGTCACAGGTAGTACAGTCTTTAGCCCTAAAGATTTTGCCAAAATTACGACACCATACACCAACCGCCCAATTACACTTGCAGAATTATTCGAGGTACGAACGAAAATCACACAACTGTATCTTGATAAAGGATACATCACATCCGGAGCCTTAATTCCACCACAGAAGCTTCAAGAAGGAATTGTAGAAATACGAGTGGTTGAGGGTTATCTGGAGAACATCAAAGTCTCTGGGATACGCAGACTTAATCCTGGCTACGTGCGAAGTCGCATTGCCCTAGCGACAGGCAAACCTTTGAACCGAGAACGTCTACTGGAAGCATTGCAACTTTTGCAACTCAATCCCTTAATTAGCAACCTATCTGCTGAACTATCTGCAGGTTCGCGTCCTGGGGTAAATTTGTTAGAAGTGAAGGTTAAAGAGGCAGAGACTTTTAACGTACAAATTGCCTTAGATAATGGGCGTTCTCCGGCTGTAGGTAGTTTCCGTCGGCAAATCGAAGTCAGCGAAGCCAATCTTTTTGGATGGGGCGATCGCGTCATCGCTAGTTATACTAATACTGATGGTAACAATGCTTTTGATTTTAGCTACTCTGTTCCTTTTAATGCCCGCAATGGCACAGTTAGCTTTAGCTTTGGCTTTTCTGATAGCGATATCATCGAAAGACCTTTTAATGTCCTTGATATTCAATCCGACTCTACCTACTACGAACTCACACTACGCCAGCCCATCATCCAATCTCCAACTCAGGAATTGGCATTAGGTGTGAGTGCAACTCGCCGTGAAAGCAAAGCCAGTTTACTCAATGGGGAAATTCCCTTTTCAAGTGCGGTGGGGGCTTTCGGTGCAGATGACGAAGGAAAAACACGGATTAGTGCTGTGCGTTTTTTTCAAGAATGGACCCAGCGCAGCAGTCAGCAAGTTCTTGCCTTTCGTTCTCAGTTCAGTTTAGGACTTGATGCTTTTGATGCCAATAGTTTCTTGGCTTGGAGAGGACAAGCACAGTGGGTGCGCTTGTTGGCTCGCGATACCGTGTTATTACTGAGAGGAGACGTACAATTTGCAGACCGACCGCTTGTTCCATTTGAACAATTTAGCTTAGGTGGTATAGAAAGTGTCCGAGGCTACCGCCAAGATGCTTTACTAACAGACAATGGTATCTTTGCTTCTGCTGAAGTGCGAATTCCCATTGTTCGCTTCTCTGGACGCAATAACCTTTTGCAACTCACCCCCTTCTTTGATGTTGGCACAGGCTGGAACCGTTCTGGTAGACAGGGTAGTAATTTGGAGCTAGAAGATAATACACTTGTTTCTGGGGGGTTAGGGTTGCGTCTACAACTTGAAAACTGGCTGACTGCCCGCTTTGACTGGGGTATTCCGATAATTTCCATCCCAGGGGAGAAAAATACATGGCAGGAAAACGGTTTGTATTTTTCTATCATTGTTAATCCTTTTTGA
- a CDS encoding rhodanese-related sulfurtransferase: MTIVVAALYKFVKLQDFAQKQYPLLSLCQAHNVKGTILLAPEGINGTVAGSRQAIDSVLLFLRSDSRLADLEHKESYADDPPFDRMKVRLKKEIVTIGLPGVDPNQQVGTYVNPKDWNALILDPQVTVIDTRNDYEVSIGTFKKAQNPQTESFGEFPEYIRNHLDPNKHKKVALFCTGGIRCEKASSFMLSQGFQEVYHLKGGILKYLEEVPESESFWDGECFVFDQRIAVRHGLEPGSYDMCPSCGHPISEGDKSSSKYQEGVSCPSCFDTLSEDKKARQQEKKRQLDLARKLNQ; the protein is encoded by the coding sequence ATGACCATAGTTGTTGCAGCACTATATAAATTTGTTAAGTTGCAAGACTTTGCACAGAAACAATACCCTCTGCTTTCTTTATGCCAAGCCCATAACGTTAAGGGAACAATTCTATTAGCACCGGAAGGCATTAACGGTACAGTCGCAGGTTCTCGTCAGGCAATTGACTCAGTTTTGTTGTTTTTGCGATCGGACTCTCGCTTAGCAGACTTGGAACACAAAGAGTCTTATGCTGATGATCCACCATTTGACCGCATGAAAGTGCGTTTGAAAAAAGAAATTGTTACTATCGGATTGCCTGGAGTTGATCCCAATCAACAAGTGGGTACTTATGTCAACCCTAAAGATTGGAATGCTCTGATTTTGGATCCACAAGTCACCGTTATTGATACCCGCAACGATTATGAGGTGAGTATCGGAACCTTCAAAAAAGCCCAAAATCCTCAAACTGAATCATTCGGTGAATTTCCAGAGTATATTCGCAACCACCTCGATCCCAACAAGCATAAAAAGGTTGCGCTGTTTTGTACTGGGGGAATTCGCTGCGAAAAAGCTTCTTCCTTTATGCTGTCCCAAGGATTTCAAGAAGTTTATCACCTCAAAGGTGGAATTCTCAAATATTTAGAGGAAGTTCCAGAGTCTGAGAGTTTCTGGGATGGTGAGTGTTTTGTCTTTGATCAACGCATCGCTGTGCGTCATGGGTTAGAACCAGGTAGTTATGATATGTGCCCAAGTTGTGGACATCCGATTTCTGAGGGTGATAAATCATCTTCCAAGTACCAAGAAGGCGTTTCTTGCCCATCTTGTTTTGATACTCTTTCGGAGGATAAAAAGGCACGTCAACAGGAGAAAAAACGACAGTTGGATTTGGCTAGAAAGTTAAATCAGTGA
- a CDS encoding CHAT domain-containing protein, producing the protein MKRHHFIRYYLVLAVITALLCVLGSPVLAKLPASPAAPTSLQQEGKVLYDNGRYAETVQVLQQEALQYRSQGDNLRLAATLSNLCLAYQQLGAWNDAKQAIAQSLNILGYPQQQIRGQAHPKLKVLAQSLDILGRLQLVTGQPQEALVTWQDAQKVYSNIDDKNGVVRSRINQAEALRTQGFYRRAEKTLEDVSKILQSQPDSLEKTVGLRSLGDVLQVVGKLKDSQDALQQSLEIAQRLKSPAQIGASLFSLGNNATTQQQTQQAIEFYQKTVQVSPSPLTKVQAQLNQLTLLIENQQLAQAQTLIPLIQPQLDTLPLTRSAIYARINFAHSLGKLTLSGVEALGGQTLTPSSSTQLLTTAVQQARDLGDKQSEAYALGSLGGLYEKAGQWSEAQNLTQQALLLAQASHAPEIAYRWQWQLGRLLKAKGDIKKAIAAYDSAVDTLQSLRSDLAAVTQDVQFSFRDSVEPVYRQSVELLLKEQQTQPNNKNLEKARQQIEALQLAELDNFFRQACLLGQKVLLDKVVDRDNPTAAILYPIILEGELQVIVKIPKQPLQHYTTKISQAEVEKIVGELRQNLVQPYAIKAFKTQSQQVYNWLIKPIEFQLQKSGVNTLVFIPDGALRNIPLSALYDGKQYLVEKYAIALSIGLQLQNPKPLARGRLNALTAGLTQPPLGYSQFSPLPAIKTELNLIAQAGISTTSLLDQQFTKQAWISKVNATRFNILHLATHGQFSSRADQTFILAANGPINVTDFDNMLRTRDEKKPEGVQLLVLSACQTAAGDNRAALGLAGAAFKAGARSTVASLWQIDDESTAQFVGAFYTQLKNANMSKAQALRLAQLQLLKHPNYSSPSFWSAYVLIGNWL; encoded by the coding sequence ATGAAGAGACACCATTTCATCCGGTATTACTTGGTTTTGGCTGTTATAACCGCTTTGTTGTGTGTCCTTGGTTCACCTGTGCTGGCAAAACTTCCTGCCTCACCTGCTGCTCCTACTTCTTTACAGCAAGAGGGAAAAGTACTGTATGATAATGGACGGTATGCTGAAACTGTGCAGGTATTGCAGCAAGAAGCTCTGCAATACCGATCGCAAGGAGATAATCTCAGACTTGCTGCAACTTTGAGTAACCTTTGTTTGGCTTACCAACAACTTGGTGCGTGGAATGATGCAAAGCAGGCGATCGCACAAAGCTTAAATATTTTAGGATATCCGCAGCAGCAGATCAGGGGACAAGCACACCCGAAACTTAAAGTTCTTGCCCAAAGTCTTGATATACTAGGTCGTTTGCAACTCGTAACAGGACAACCACAAGAGGCTTTGGTAACTTGGCAGGACGCGCAAAAGGTTTATAGCAATATTGATGATAAAAATGGCGTCGTGCGATCGCGCATCAATCAAGCAGAAGCATTACGAACTCAAGGTTTTTACCGTCGTGCAGAAAAAACCCTGGAAGATGTTTCTAAAATTTTACAATCACAGCCAGACTCTTTAGAAAAGACAGTGGGGTTGCGATCGCTTGGTGATGTCCTTCAGGTAGTGGGTAAACTGAAAGATTCTCAAGATGCTTTACAACAAAGTCTCGAAATTGCCCAACGCCTGAAATCTCCAGCCCAGATCGGCGCAAGTCTTTTTAGTTTAGGAAATAACGCCACTACACAGCAGCAAACACAACAAGCAATAGAATTTTATCAAAAAACAGTTCAAGTATCTCCCTCACCTCTGACAAAAGTCCAAGCGCAACTCAATCAGTTGACTCTTCTGATTGAGAATCAACAATTAGCACAAGCGCAAACTCTGATACCATTGATTCAACCCCAACTCGACACACTCCCCCTGACTCGTTCTGCTATCTACGCTCGGATTAACTTTGCTCATAGTCTCGGGAAGCTAACCCTGAGCGGAGTCGAAGCGTTAGGAGGACAAACACTCACCCCATCTTCCTCTACTCAACTGCTGACTACTGCTGTTCAACAAGCCCGCGATTTGGGTGACAAGCAATCAGAGGCATATGCTTTGGGAAGTTTGGGTGGTTTGTACGAAAAAGCTGGGCAGTGGTCCGAGGCGCAAAATTTGACGCAACAAGCGTTACTATTAGCACAGGCAAGTCACGCACCAGAAATTGCTTATCGCTGGCAATGGCAACTAGGAAGATTACTCAAGGCAAAAGGAGATATAAAGAAAGCGATCGCAGCCTACGATAGTGCTGTAGACACTCTTCAGTCTTTGCGCAGTGACTTAGCAGCAGTGACACAAGATGTGCAGTTCTCTTTTCGAGACAGTGTAGAACCTGTTTATCGGCAATCAGTGGAATTACTTCTAAAAGAGCAACAAACACAACCTAATAACAAAAATTTAGAAAAAGCTCGTCAGCAAATTGAAGCATTACAATTAGCAGAATTAGACAATTTCTTCCGGCAAGCTTGCTTACTCGGTCAAAAAGTTCTACTCGACAAAGTGGTAGATCGAGATAACCCCACTGCTGCTATTCTTTACCCGATTATTCTTGAAGGCGAACTTCAAGTCATTGTCAAAATCCCTAAACAACCCTTGCAACACTATACCACCAAGATTAGCCAAGCCGAAGTGGAAAAAATTGTCGGCGAACTGCGGCAGAATCTTGTCCAACCATATGCGATTAAAGCATTCAAAACCCAGTCGCAACAGGTATATAATTGGTTGATCAAACCAATTGAGTTTCAACTGCAAAAAAGTGGGGTAAATACCCTCGTGTTTATACCAGATGGAGCGTTGCGCAATATACCGCTATCTGCACTTTACGATGGCAAGCAATATTTAGTGGAGAAATATGCGATCGCCCTGAGCATAGGTTTGCAACTTCAAAATCCCAAACCCCTAGCGCGGGGGCGGCTGAATGCTCTCACCGCAGGGCTGACTCAACCGCCACTGGGATATAGCCAATTTTCACCCTTACCTGCAATTAAGACAGAGTTAAACTTGATAGCCCAAGCTGGAATATCAACAACCAGCCTTTTGGATCAGCAATTCACCAAACAAGCTTGGATAAGCAAAGTGAATGCTACTCGGTTCAACATTTTACATCTGGCAACACACGGTCAGTTTAGTTCACGTGCTGATCAGACTTTTATTTTAGCTGCCAATGGTCCAATTAACGTTACAGATTTCGACAATATGCTTCGTACGCGGGATGAAAAAAAACCAGAAGGTGTGCAACTGTTGGTTTTAAGTGCTTGCCAAACAGCAGCCGGAGACAACCGTGCAGCTTTAGGTTTAGCTGGTGCAGCCTTCAAAGCGGGTGCACGCAGTACAGTCGCATCCTTGTGGCAAATTGATGATGAATCAACAGCACAGTTTGTTGGTGCTTTTTACACACAGTTGAAGAACGCCAATATGAGTAAAGCACAAGCTTTGCGTCTTGCTCAGCTACAACTATTGAAACATCCTAACTACAGTTCTCCTAGCTTTTGGTCTGCTTATGTTTTAATTGGTAATTGGCTTTAA
- a CDS encoding tetratricopeptide repeat protein: protein MYSLFAFYGFVRLGARCELRNLAIQLREALNLSSPTAVNISEEDLQAHLQFLMTVLRATAESRGDARVVYPLLANNTKYLNLNLVEVLRRWVTNRLAKVQTNDIQSIAGYIGNVSNLIQQFPLGDKASNMEIAIAGYEAILTVFTRDAFPQDWAHAQNNLGNAYCDRILGEKAQNLELAIASYTNALSVRTRDAFPQDWADTQNNLGTAYCNRILGEKAQNLELAIASYTAALSVRTRDAFPQDWATTQNNLGNAYLYRILGEKAQNLELAIASYTNALSVRTRDAFPQDWAATQNNLGAAYLTEYWGRKHRI, encoded by the coding sequence TTGTACTCCTTATTTGCCTTTTACGGGTTTGTTCGGTTAGGTGCAAGATGTGAGTTGAGAAATCTGGCAATTCAGTTGAGGGAAGCGTTGAATTTATCCTCACCAACTGCTGTGAACATTTCAGAAGAGGATTTACAAGCGCATCTGCAATTCTTGATGACGGTACTGCGAGCAACAGCAGAAAGTAGAGGTGATGCGCGGGTAGTTTACCCGTTACTGGCAAACAACACAAAATATCTCAATCTGAATTTAGTAGAAGTCTTGCGGCGTTGGGTGACAAATAGGCTGGCGAAAGTTCAGACAAATGACATACAATCCATCGCTGGATATATTGGCAATGTTAGTAATCTGATTCAGCAATTCCCCTTGGGTGACAAAGCCAGCAACATGGAAATTGCGATCGCTGGTTATGAAGCTATCTTAACCGTGTTCACCCGTGACGCCTTCCCCCAAGATTGGGCACACGCGCAAAATAATCTGGGGAATGCTTACTGTGACAGAATATTGGGCGAGAAAGCACAGAATTTAGAATTGGCGATCGCATCTTACACCAATGCTTTGTCCGTAAGAACCCGCGACGCTTTCCCGCAAGATTGGGCAGATACGCAAAATAATCTGGGGACTGCTTACTGTAACAGAATATTAGGGGAGAAAGCACAGAATTTAGAATTGGCGATCGCATCTTACACCGCTGCATTGTCCGTAAGAACCCGCGACGCTTTCCCGCAAGATTGGGCGACGACGCAAAATAATCTGGGGAATGCTTACCTTTACAGAATATTGGGGGAGAAAGCACAGAATTTAGAATTGGCGATCGCATCTTACACCAATGCTTTGTCTGTTAGAACCCGCGACGCCTTCCCGCAAGATTGGGCGGCGACGCAAAATAATCTGGGGGCTGCTTACCTTACAGAATATTGGGGGAGAAAGCACAGAATTTAG
- a CDS encoding HlyD family efflux transporter periplasmic adaptor subunit, with amino-acid sequence MTDFDNRFNGHNGNGTSQKSKKSSDSKILTAQFKPPKTSETDFKRQNFGALEESVVLRQSPFWSRSIMITLMVLACFGIGWAYFAKIEQVVPATDGQLKPQGAVKDIQAPVSGVVKAVYVKDGQKVKPGDLLLIFDSVTTNGELNSLRKVRTSLMQENQLYRRLIQVGSSSAAEMEFLRGKLSREAAFLLKNRAALVAENELLRKEFKNTGAVAGFNTEEQERLAMAKKELDSRSAAAQLKVEQSKQKLAQNEVQLGDAKASLAIEQLILDRMKLLSEEGAIAQLQYLQQKKQVQNLTAQAAQFVKEDQRLKYEIQQGQQETTNTIAVSGKNVQEKIAENSKRVAEIDSQISRILLENDKQLADVNSKILQAQTNIKYQEIHAPVSGVVFDLQAKNPGFVANNSQKLLTIVPNENFIAEAFITNKDIGFVKEGMKADVRLDPFPYSEFGDIKGEVISIGSDALPPDQTHQYYRFPVKIRLAQQSLNARGKKLSLQSGMGINANIKVREERTVMSLFTELFTKEVDSLKQVR; translated from the coding sequence ATGACTGATTTTGATAATCGCTTTAATGGTCATAACGGTAACGGAACGTCTCAAAAAAGTAAAAAGTCTTCCGATTCAAAAATACTTACTGCCCAATTTAAGCCTCCTAAAACATCTGAAACAGATTTCAAACGGCAGAACTTTGGAGCATTAGAAGAATCTGTTGTGCTACGCCAATCTCCATTTTGGTCACGGAGTATCATGATCACATTAATGGTGTTAGCCTGTTTTGGAATTGGTTGGGCATACTTTGCCAAAATTGAGCAAGTTGTTCCTGCAACAGATGGTCAATTGAAGCCGCAAGGAGCAGTTAAAGACATTCAAGCTCCAGTTAGTGGAGTGGTGAAAGCAGTTTATGTTAAAGATGGGCAAAAAGTCAAGCCTGGAGATTTACTGCTGATTTTTGATTCTGTCACGACTAATGGTGAATTAAATTCTTTGAGAAAAGTTCGTACTTCCTTGATGCAAGAAAATCAGCTTTACCGCCGTTTGATACAGGTTGGTTCTAGTAGTGCGGCTGAAATGGAATTTTTACGAGGTAAACTATCTAGAGAAGCTGCTTTTCTTTTAAAAAACCGAGCAGCATTAGTAGCAGAAAATGAACTGTTGCGTAAGGAATTTAAAAACACTGGCGCTGTTGCAGGTTTTAATACAGAGGAACAAGAACGTTTAGCAATGGCGAAAAAAGAATTAGATTCTCGTTCTGCAGCGGCGCAATTAAAAGTCGAACAAAGCAAGCAGAAACTCGCTCAAAATGAAGTTCAACTTGGCGACGCCAAAGCAAGTTTAGCAATTGAGCAACTGATTTTAGATAGAATGAAGCTCCTATCAGAAGAAGGAGCGATCGCTCAGCTTCAATATCTACAACAAAAAAAACAAGTCCAAAATCTGACAGCACAAGCCGCACAATTTGTTAAAGAAGATCAACGCCTGAAGTATGAAATTCAACAGGGACAGCAAGAGACAACAAATACAATCGCTGTTTCTGGTAAAAATGTCCAGGAAAAAATAGCTGAGAACAGTAAGCGTGTTGCCGAAATTGATAGCCAAATCTCTAGAATTCTGCTTGAGAATGATAAGCAATTGGCTGATGTAAATAGCAAGATATTACAAGCGCAAACAAACATTAAATACCAAGAGATTCACGCTCCTGTCTCTGGCGTTGTTTTTGATTTACAAGCTAAAAATCCTGGTTTTGTGGCAAACAACAGTCAGAAGCTCTTGACAATTGTACCAAACGAGAACTTTATTGCAGAAGCTTTTATCACGAACAAAGATATTGGTTTTGTTAAGGAAGGAATGAAAGCTGATGTCAGACTTGATCCTTTTCCTTACAGCGAGTTTGGTGATATTAAAGGAGAAGTCATTTCGATTGGTTCAGATGCATTACCACCAGATCAAACACACCAATATTATCGTTTTCCAGTAAAAATCCGTTTAGCACAACAATCTCTCAATGCTCGTGGTAAAAAATTATCTTTGCAGTCAGGCATGGGTATTAACGCGAATATCAAAGTTCGAGAAGAACGGACTGTTATGAGTTTATTTACTGAGTTGTTTACGAAGGAAGTTGACAGTCTTAAACAAGTTCGTTAA
- a CDS encoding transposase, with the protein MEAQGHPLPEHSQTKSPSALSRFLNINPWSTRDMIRIVRNHVLETSLKVFSAEGKGRKLFLQVIIDLTTLEKRGKFKNFEDLIRVYNGKRGLHIVVVYLVVGKWRIPWNFRVWRGKGTPSPAQLGLRLVKRLPKSLTERFRVNILVDTAFGSVEFLHGVRKLKYHAVTGVAINRKLVDGRVLRHLHKQGQQVRLVGLKFPVTVSWYYLKRDKGKLEKRFVLSTRPIKASTLKWWGKRRWQIEGWFKTAKQ; encoded by the coding sequence TTGGAAGCGCAAGGGCATCCCTTACCTGAACACTCTCAAACCAAATCTCCGAGTGCATTGAGTCGGTTTTTAAATATCAATCCTTGGTCAACAAGGGATATGATTCGTATTGTTCGTAACCATGTATTAGAGACGAGCTTAAAGGTTTTTTCAGCAGAAGGGAAAGGACGTAAACTATTTTTACAGGTTATCATTGACCTAACGACTCTTGAAAAACGGGGTAAATTTAAAAACTTTGAGGATTTAATAAGAGTTTATAACGGTAAACGTGGTCTGCATATAGTAGTAGTTTATTTAGTTGTCGGAAAGTGGCGCATACCTTGGAACTTCCGTGTTTGGAGAGGTAAGGGTACACCTTCACCCGCTCAACTAGGACTCAGGTTAGTTAAGCGTTTACCTAAATCTTTAACTGAACGCTTTCGGGTGAATATTTTGGTTGATACGGCTTTTGGGAGCGTGGAATTTCTTCATGGTGTACGCAAGTTGAAATATCATGCGGTTACAGGTGTGGCTATTAACCGTAAATTAGTTGATGGAAGAGTTTTAAGACATTTACACAAACAGGGACAACAAGTCCGTTTGGTTGGTTTAAAGTTTCCCGTTACCGTATCTTGGTATTACTTAAAGCGCGATAAGGGCAAGCTTGAAAAACGTTTTGTCTTGTCTACTCGTCCCATTAAAGCTTCTACTCTCAAGTGGTGGGGTAAGCGTCGTTGGCAAATTGAGGGATGGTTTAAAACCGCAAAGCAATGA